The Hypanus sabinus isolate sHypSab1 chromosome X1, sHypSab1.hap1, whole genome shotgun sequence genome window below encodes:
- the LOC132384477 gene encoding G-protein coupled receptor 182-like — protein sequence MEELTEIIPSDIVHNDSNGHCLGAECSCSINVDYNTLDNSLIIIYILFFIAGLVENTLVLWINWKIKKAKKASCFYVFNLAVADMGAVLTIPFRVMEISHNYQWLWGSFLCKLDSFLYCVNLYSSSFFLTYMTIERYFSLRYPDQALGSRDQRVRWLVCVCLWTLAAVLSTPHYLLYDVSESWHTFCFIDSDTSWHIANFLVTFCGFVIPFPIIIVSNIFTTKASKASHNTENIRLSKLVSVYIIVFMLCWSPFYITTFISAVDWSSSCNMETVILLLYDLGKCFTFSHCIVNPIFYNFMQKRFMYHLETNVVKFLPKKYVKEVDNVSTSSDTKQIVVIS from the coding sequence ATGGAGGAGTTAACTGAGATCATACCTAGTGACATCGTGCACAATGACAGCAACGGACATTGCCTTGGTGCCGAATGTTCCTGCTCCATCAATGTGGATTATAATACACTGGACAATTCATTAATAATTATATACATATTATTTTTTATAGCAGGTCTGGTAGAAAACACCCTCGTCCTTTGGATAAACTGGAAGATAAAAAAGGCCAAGAAAGCAAgctgcttttatgtttttaatTTAGCCGTTGCTGACATGGGTGCAGTTTTAACCATCCCATTCAGGGTGATGGAGATCTCACACAATTACCAATGGTTGTGGGGCAGCTTTCTGTGTAAACTTGATTCCTTCCTGTATTGTGTTAATCTGTACAGCAGCTCTTTTTTCTTAACCTATATGACCATTGAGAGATACTTCTCACTGCGATACCCAGATCAAGCTCTAGGATCAAGGGATCAACGCGTGCGctggctggtgtgtgtgtgtttgtggacTCTTGCTGCAGTATTATCCACACCACATTATCTCCTTTATGATGTTTCTGAATCTTGGCATACATTCTGCTTCATAGATAGTGACACCTCTTGGCATATTGCAAATTTTTTGGTCACATTTTGTGGGTTTGTTATCCCCTTCCCCATCATCATCGTGAGTAATATCTTCACTACAAAAGCCTCCAAAGCCTCCCATAACACAGAAAATATTCGGCTCAGTAAATTAGTATCTGTTTATATCATAGTGTTTATGTTGTGTTGGTCACCTTTTTACATAACCACATTCATTTCTGCAGTGGATTGGTCATCAAGCTGTAATATGGAGACTGTAATTTTATTACTTTATGATTTGGGCAAGTGCTTCACCTTTTCTCACTGCATCGTGAATCCCATCTTCTACAACTTTATGCAAAAACGTTTCATGTATCATTTAGAAACCAATGTTGTGAAATTCTTGCCCAAAAAATATGTCAAAGAAGTTGACAATGTTTCCACCTCTTCAGACACCAAACAAATTGTGGTTATTTCATGA